One window from the genome of Nitrospiraceae bacterium encodes:
- the hemL gene encoding glutamate-1-semialdehyde 2,1-aminomutase: MKTTRSRALFQRANSFIPGGVNSPVRAFRSVGGDPLFIKQAKGILLEDVDGNKFLDYVLSWGPMILGHANSRVLKAIISASKRGTSYGAPSEGEVELAKIIVKMVPSIEKIRLVNSGTEAVMSAIRLARAYTKRDSILKFEGCYHGHADHLLVKAGSGVATLGIPDSPGVPESFARHTLTAPYNDIKTAEKIIHKHAQNLAAIIVEPIAGNMGVIPPTDEFLPWLRMITKKYDILLIFDEVISGFRVDPGGAQALYKVRPDLTILGKIIGGGLPIGAYGGTKDIMQMIAPAGPVYQAGTLSGNPVAVAAGLETLRILQTPGVYKELEKRSKLLAEGLGAAAKKSGIPYYQTRVGSMLGGFFTEGPVTDYAEAKKSDTVRYAKFFYGMLNHGIYLAPSQFEAILLSTAHTDRNIHQTISAAREVFSTLR; encoded by the coding sequence GTGAAAACAACAAGGTCCAGGGCATTATTTCAACGAGCGAATTCATTTATTCCTGGTGGTGTTAATAGCCCCGTAAGAGCATTTCGCTCAGTCGGAGGAGATCCCTTATTCATTAAGCAAGCTAAAGGGATTTTGTTGGAGGACGTGGATGGCAATAAATTTTTGGACTATGTTTTGTCTTGGGGGCCTATGATTCTTGGGCATGCGAATTCCCGGGTATTAAAGGCTATCATCAGTGCGTCAAAACGCGGGACAAGTTATGGAGCCCCCTCCGAAGGAGAAGTGGAATTAGCCAAAATTATTGTCAAGATGGTTCCTTCAATTGAAAAAATCCGTCTCGTAAATTCAGGGACGGAAGCCGTTATGAGCGCAATTCGTTTAGCCAGGGCCTATACTAAACGCGATTCAATATTGAAATTCGAGGGCTGCTATCATGGACATGCCGACCATTTGCTTGTTAAAGCGGGATCAGGCGTGGCAACCCTCGGGATACCTGATAGCCCTGGAGTACCAGAATCGTTTGCCCGGCATACGCTAACTGCACCATATAACGATATTAAAACTGCCGAAAAAATAATCCATAAGCATGCCCAAAATTTGGCCGCAATTATTGTAGAGCCTATTGCAGGAAATATGGGGGTAATACCTCCAACGGATGAATTCCTACCATGGCTCCGAATGATCACTAAAAAATACGATATTCTTTTAATTTTCGATGAAGTCATTTCTGGTTTTAGAGTGGATCCTGGGGGAGCGCAAGCCCTTTATAAAGTCCGTCCTGACCTCACGATTTTAGGAAAGATTATCGGGGGAGGTTTACCCATTGGAGCATATGGAGGCACCAAGGACATTATGCAAATGATTGCCCCTGCTGGACCTGTGTACCAGGCCGGAACTCTCTCCGGAAATCCAGTGGCAGTGGCTGCTGGCCTAGAGACTCTTCGAATCCTTCAAACACCTGGAGTTTATAAAGAATTAGAAAAAAGATCCAAATTGTTGGCTGAAGGATTAGGAGCAGCAGCGAAGAAATCAGGTATTCCCTACTATCAAACTCGAGTTGGCTCCATGTTGGGTGGATTTTTTACCGAAGGACCTGTCACAGACTACGCCGAGGCCAAAAAGTCAGACACCGTACGATACGCAAAATTTTTTTATGGAATGCTCAATCATGGAATATATTTGGCTCCCTCTCAATTTGAAGCCATATTGCTCTCAACGGCTCACACCGATAGGAACATTCATCAGACGATTTCTGCGGCACGAGAGGTCTTTTCTACACTAAGATAA
- a CDS encoding transposase — protein sequence MTQEFITPYPPQQNGLIERFFRSPKEECVWQHRFDGFEEERHKIKGWMGWYNAERPHQALQYGSPHQYRQQQELHVA from the coding sequence TTGACTCAGGAGTTTATTACTCCATACCCACCGCAACAGAATGGGCTCATTGAACGGTTTTTCAGGAGTCCCAAAGAAGAGTGCGTCTGGCAACATCGTTTTGATGGATTTGAGGAGGAGCGTCATAAGATCAAGGGCTGGATGGGATGGTACAACGCAGAGCGACCTCATCAAGCGTTGCAGTACGGGAGTCCTCATCAATATCGGCAGCAACAAGAATTACATGTGGCTTGA
- a CDS encoding STAS domain-containing protein — protein sequence MYCEQRRKNEITILDCFGRFDESDTKHFIQWLEGLQNHGIRHLILNLSPLYYLDPKVVDLLFFAQQFLQANSGTFSLVSPLSSVRNELVRGKIPHTIPTFDTMYDAMHRPHCAYNEC from the coding sequence ATGTATTGTGAACAACGGAGAAAGAATGAAATAACTATTCTTGATTGTTTTGGAAGATTTGATGAAAGTGATACCAAACATTTTATCCAGTGGCTTGAAGGGTTACAAAACCATGGAATTCGACATTTAATATTAAATTTGTCTCCTTTGTACTATTTGGATCCTAAAGTGGTGGATCTCCTATTCTTTGCACAGCAATTTCTTCAAGCAAATTCAGGAACATTTTCATTGGTAAGCCCACTTAGTTCGGTAAGGAATGAACTTGTCCGAGGAAAAATTCCTCATACCATACCCACCTTTGATACCATGTATGATGCTATGCATCGCCCACACTGTGCTTATAATGAGTGTTAA